The following are encoded in a window of Persicobacter psychrovividus genomic DNA:
- a CDS encoding DUF4382 domain-containing protein encodes MKLNTFYQLIVLLVAMTFTACSSSDDNASTARLSVRMSSMEAPGNLRVNATAEYDSIILNIEQVRIKMSNEGSWITLENANPGRYNISNPHLDGLLGEVQLPEGEIKEIRFVLDQDNEIYVDGEQHDLKTPSAQTSGWKLKKITNPTIKAGHAYTLSIDLDPSSISHNNGIGYKLDPVASATLLEVGTVKGAVMFTNIEGIDEAYVELYKGDELMISTMTVDHLFVFPGLFPATYTVKVGTALNEDGHIVDGTYMESQTIRAVSSPAIAVEAGIEYEIAPLTLTAE; translated from the coding sequence ATGAAATTGAATACCTTTTATCAACTGATCGTCCTTTTGGTGGCGATGACATTTACAGCATGTAGTTCCTCAGATGACAATGCCAGTACAGCACGTTTGTCTGTAAGAATGAGCAGCATGGAAGCGCCAGGCAACCTGAGAGTGAATGCCACTGCTGAATATGATTCCATTATTCTGAACATTGAGCAGGTGCGCATCAAAATGAGCAATGAAGGTTCATGGATCACCCTTGAAAACGCCAACCCTGGCCGTTACAACATCAGTAACCCACACCTTGACGGCCTTTTGGGCGAGGTACAATTGCCTGAAGGTGAAATTAAAGAGATCCGTTTTGTACTGGATCAGGACAATGAAATTTATGTAGATGGTGAGCAGCACGACCTGAAAACCCCTTCAGCGCAAACTTCTGGCTGGAAGCTTAAAAAAATCACCAACCCGACCATCAAAGCGGGTCATGCTTATACCCTGAGCATCGATCTTGATCCTTCCTCGATCAGCCATAATAACGGCATCGGCTATAAATTGGACCCTGTGGCTTCGGCAACATTACTGGAAGTGGGTACTGTAAAAGGTGCTGTGATGTTTACCAACATTGAGGGCATCGATGAGGCCTATGTAGAACTTTACAAAGGTGACGAGCTGATGATCTCTACCATGACGGTCGATCACCTTTTTGTATTCCCAGGTTTGTTTCCTGCCACTTACACCGTAAAAGTGGGTACGGCACTCAACGAGGATGGCCACATTGTCGATGGTACTTATATGGAGTCGCAGACCATCCGTGCGGTAAGCTCTCCTGCAATTGCTGTGGAAGCGGGCATCGAATATGAAATTGCACCATTGACACTGACCGCAGAATAA
- a CDS encoding short chain dehydrogenase — translation MKVILVGSTGTLGKKVLQQLESAGHRVLTVNRSSGDAQLDMQSAEAVEAFFKKVGAFDALIATSGTAKWGNIGALSGQDYMLGLQSKLMGQVNLVHIGRKYAAEKAVFVLTSGVLAQYPMEGSSSLTMINSAIEGYARAVSLELDQQKIQVVSPGWVKETMEMMGMDSSEGTAASEVATYYLKALTVEESGTVLQVVG, via the coding sequence ATGAAAGTGATTTTGGTAGGTTCCACAGGAACACTGGGAAAGAAAGTTTTGCAGCAGCTTGAAAGTGCAGGTCATCGGGTTTTAACGGTGAACCGAAGCAGTGGTGATGCGCAGCTGGATATGCAATCGGCAGAAGCCGTGGAGGCCTTTTTTAAGAAGGTGGGTGCTTTTGATGCCCTGATTGCCACCAGTGGCACCGCAAAATGGGGCAACATTGGGGCGCTTTCTGGTCAGGATTATATGCTCGGATTACAGAGTAAACTGATGGGGCAGGTCAATTTGGTGCATATTGGTCGGAAATACGCGGCAGAGAAGGCGGTTTTTGTCCTTACCTCTGGGGTGTTGGCACAATATCCGATGGAGGGCAGCAGCTCTCTGACGATGATTAACAGCGCCATTGAAGGATATGCGAGGGCGGTAAGCCTGGAACTCGATCAGCAGAAAATACAGGTGGTGAGCCCTGGCTGGGTGAAGGAAACCATGGAGATGATGGGCATGGACAGTTCGGAGGGAACAGCTGCGAGCGAGGTGGCGACCTATTATCTGAAAGCCTTAACGGTGGAGGAATCTGGAACGGTTTTACAGGTGGTCGGCTAA